One Methylomonas sp. LL1 DNA window includes the following coding sequences:
- the ssb gene encoding single-stranded DNA-binding protein translates to MASRGVNKVILLGRLGADPDIRYLPNNGGKVVAIRLATSEVWKDQAKAKQEHTEWHRLVFFKKLADTAEQYLRKGSKIYVEGSLRTQQWDKNGEKRYRTEVVVRELQMLDRADENGAPRHSSQSSTPPTAANVDGLDEDFDDIPFF, encoded by the coding sequence ATGGCAAGTCGTGGTGTGAACAAAGTCATATTGCTGGGCCGTCTCGGCGCCGATCCGGATATTCGGTATTTACCCAATAACGGCGGCAAGGTGGTGGCTATACGGTTGGCCACCAGTGAAGTCTGGAAGGACCAAGCCAAAGCCAAACAGGAACACACCGAGTGGCATAGGTTGGTGTTTTTCAAAAAACTGGCCGATACCGCCGAGCAGTATCTGCGCAAAGGCAGCAAGATCTATGTGGAAGGCAGTCTTCGCACCCAGCAATGGGATAAAAACGGCGAAAAACGCTACCGCACGGAAGTGGTTGTCCGTGAGTTACAGATGCTGGACCGTGCCGATGAAAACGGGGCGCCTCGTCACTCCAGTCAATCCTCTACCCCGCCAACTGCGGCAAATGTGGACGGCTTGGATGAGGACTTCGATGACATTCCGTTTTTCTGA
- a CDS encoding AAA family ATPase: MYQSYSIADTFGIPAPASMKVEGFIPGQNAYVPAQKPYVFRKDHLRDVLAFLGAHNGDGLYLTGPTGSGKTSLLEQVAARLNWGVHSVTGHGRLELNDLLGQYMLVDGGAMKWIDGPLTLAVRLGHVLLINEIDAIDPAELIGLNEIVEGKPLTIPQTGAVITPHPKFRLVATGNSAGSGDQSGLYQGVLRQNLAFLDRFRLMEVGYPEPEDEMKLLADVVPSMPETVRESMIKVANQIRKVFIGGADGGGMLSVTLSTRGLVRWASLVATFKSAPNALAYSLDRALTFRAEPAEREAIHRIAKDVFGDDWQV; the protein is encoded by the coding sequence ATGTATCAATCCTATTCGATTGCCGATACCTTCGGCATTCCTGCACCGGCCTCCATGAAAGTGGAAGGCTTTATCCCTGGACAAAACGCCTATGTACCGGCGCAAAAACCCTATGTGTTTCGTAAGGATCACTTGCGCGACGTGTTGGCGTTTTTAGGCGCTCACAATGGCGACGGCTTATACCTGACCGGCCCTACTGGTTCCGGTAAAACCTCGTTGTTAGAGCAAGTCGCGGCGCGTCTCAATTGGGGCGTACATTCAGTCACCGGCCACGGTCGACTGGAGCTCAACGATTTGTTGGGTCAGTACATGCTGGTCGACGGCGGCGCGATGAAGTGGATCGATGGTCCGTTGACCCTGGCGGTTCGCTTGGGCCATGTATTGTTGATCAACGAAATCGATGCCATTGATCCGGCCGAACTGATTGGCTTGAATGAAATCGTCGAGGGCAAACCGTTGACGATTCCGCAGACCGGCGCTGTGATTACACCGCATCCCAAGTTTCGTTTGGTGGCCACCGGCAATAGTGCCGGTTCTGGTGATCAGTCGGGCTTGTATCAAGGTGTATTGCGTCAGAACCTGGCGTTTTTAGACAGGTTTCGACTGATGGAAGTCGGCTATCCCGAACCTGAAGACGAAATGAAATTGTTGGCCGATGTGGTGCCGAGCATGCCGGAAACGGTGCGCGAAAGCATGATCAAGGTCGCCAACCAGATTCGTAAAGTCTTCATCGGCGGCGCGGATGGCGGCGGCATGTTATCGGTGACCTTATCGACGCGCGGTTTAGTGCGTTGGGCATCATTGGTGGCCACCTTCAAAAGTGCGCCCAATGCTTTGGCCTATTCGCTGGATCGAGCCTTGACCTTTCGAGCCGAACCTGCCGAGCGCGAAGCGATTCATCGCATCGCCAAGGATGTGTTCGGCGATGACTGGCAGGTGTAA
- a CDS encoding DUF7706 family protein, protein MTSQPPEIFLMIQLSDQEAWDLAQFLKRVGYSDFRSNAVDDGEAHRMLNVAEKVRKSLIQNGFNPR, encoded by the coding sequence ATGACAAGCCAACCGCCTGAAATATTCTTGATGATTCAGTTATCCGATCAGGAAGCTTGGGATTTGGCGCAGTTCTTAAAGCGAGTTGGATACTCGGATTTTCGGAGTAACGCTGTCGATGATGGTGAAGCTCATCGGATGCTGAATGTCGCAGAGAAGGTCAGGAAAAGTTTGATACAGAATGGCTTTAATCCACGCTGA
- the bet gene encoding phage recombination protein Bet — MSNQPRNNPVKTRNLPMPIDVNQVYGISEQSWKVLTDVTFPTARTPEAIMMALDYCKARKLDIFKKPVHVVPMWSAALGRNVETVWPSIMEIQTTASRTGLWAGMDRPVWGPDVTKTFTGRYKDDNDQWQESSVTVTFPEWVAVTVYRIVGGKRCAFTEEVYWQEAYSTAGGKNSQVPTAMWIKRPKGQLAKCGKAASLRAAFPEECGYAAEEMDGKSIDDMNDSSVINGTASRIDEADVIDDAIIGSVEPPRVIDLSMIPPKVQKAVSELVRRTALAGAWKAAYDYANNKFAGLDLTYAIAELDKASAAAKTASTKGDVNHQPIDASGMPPAHDPASEALNKARETLGSARQS; from the coding sequence ATGAGCAATCAACCTCGCAATAATCCTGTAAAAACCCGCAATCTGCCAATGCCCATCGATGTCAATCAGGTCTATGGCATTTCGGAGCAGTCCTGGAAAGTCCTCACCGACGTGACGTTCCCAACCGCTAGAACCCCGGAAGCCATCATGATGGCGCTGGATTACTGCAAGGCCCGCAAACTGGATATATTCAAAAAACCAGTGCATGTGGTGCCGATGTGGAGTGCCGCCTTGGGCCGCAATGTCGAAACCGTCTGGCCGTCCATCATGGAAATCCAGACCACGGCATCCAGAACCGGCCTTTGGGCTGGCATGGATAGACCGGTTTGGGGTCCAGATGTGACCAAAACCTTCACCGGACGCTACAAGGACGACAACGACCAATGGCAGGAATCTAGCGTTACTGTGACGTTTCCCGAATGGGTGGCGGTCACCGTGTACCGGATTGTTGGCGGCAAACGCTGTGCATTCACCGAGGAAGTGTATTGGCAAGAAGCCTATAGCACCGCCGGCGGCAAAAACTCACAAGTGCCCACCGCCATGTGGATCAAACGACCCAAAGGTCAGCTGGCCAAATGCGGTAAAGCGGCTTCGCTACGAGCAGCCTTTCCGGAGGAATGTGGCTATGCCGCCGAAGAAATGGATGGCAAAAGCATCGACGACATGAATGACAGCAGCGTGATTAACGGCACTGCCAGTCGTATCGACGAAGCGGACGTTATCGATGATGCAATTATCGGCAGCGTGGAACCACCGCGGGTGATTGATTTATCCATGATACCGCCCAAGGTACAAAAAGCGGTCAGTGAACTGGTTAGACGCACAGCCCTTGCCGGTGCCTGGAAAGCCGCCTACGACTATGCCAATAACAAGTTTGCGGGACTGGATTTGACCTATGCCATTGCTGAACTGGACAAGGCATCAGCAGCTGCTAAGACAGCATCGACTAAGGGTGATGTCAATCATCAGCCCATAGACGCTTCAGGTATGCCACCCGCTCATGATCCGGCTTCAGAGGCTTTGAACAAGGCTCGCGAGACCTTGGGGTCGGCACGCCAGTCATAG
- the hsdR gene encoding EcoAI/FtnUII family type I restriction enzme subunit R, which yields MDKLTLSERDICTKFITPAIQQAGWQQHQFREEVQLTDGRVMVRGKLAARIKNPEVKGGPKRADYVLYAKPNLPIAVVEAKQAKFSVGHGMQQALAYAELLDAPFAISSNGNGFLLHDRTGLTQPVERELALEQFPSQDELWAVHQQWKGLTDPAAVKLIEQPFHSDGSGREPRYYQRVAINRAIEVIAKGQQRALLVMATGTGKTYTAFQIIWRLWKAKSKKRILFLADRNILVDQTMQQDFAPFGENMHKIGNREVKKNYEIYLALYQAVTGKEEWKQIYRQFPADFFDLIVVDECHRGSAADDSAWREVLDYFTAATHLGLTATPKETKDVSNTHYFGEPIYTYSLKQGIEDGFLAPYKVIRIVTDADALGYTPEKGKIDKNGQVVEQRQYNTKDFDRNLILEKRTKLVAGRIWEYLKNTDPKAKTIVFCDDQDHAERMRQELVKLIPAAASNRRYVVRITGDDNEGKAQLSYFIDNDEPYPVIATTSKLLTTGVDAKTCKLIAIDQTINSMTEFKQIIGRGTRLREDYHKLYFTIMDFKGATRLFADPDFDGDPVVIYEPKPDEPVVPPDDQPPTITEPTPPTYVPGEEEPGVGGGTGGEGRIKYVLDDIDVQVAVERSQYLDADGKLITEDYRVLLKEDIKKSLQAQFGSLTDFLRRWSEAERKQAILEELKDLGIPLEVLQQAVANGEQLDAFDLVAHVAFNQKPLTRRERANQVKKRDVFSKYGDQARAVLDALLDKFADHGIQDIEDSKVLELPPFDQIGTKTQIRRGIFGSAENFALAVHELENALYQEATQQKSA from the coding sequence TTGGACAAACTAACCCTCAGCGAACGCGATATCTGCACCAAATTCATCACGCCCGCGATCCAGCAAGCAGGCTGGCAACAGCATCAATTTCGTGAAGAAGTGCAACTTACCGATGGCCGCGTCATGGTGCGCGGCAAACTCGCGGCTCGGATCAAAAACCCCGAGGTCAAGGGTGGGCCAAAACGAGCCGATTATGTGCTGTATGCAAAACCCAATCTTCCCATAGCGGTTGTAGAAGCCAAACAAGCTAAATTTTCAGTAGGGCATGGCATGCAGCAGGCTCTGGCTTATGCCGAATTACTGGATGCCCCGTTTGCCATTAGCAGTAACGGCAACGGGTTTCTGCTCCATGATCGCACGGGACTCACTCAGCCTGTAGAGCGGGAATTAGCCCTGGAGCAGTTTCCCAGTCAGGATGAACTATGGGCCGTGCACCAACAGTGGAAAGGCTTGACCGATCCTGCCGCCGTTAAACTAATCGAACAACCCTTTCACAGTGACGGCAGCGGCCGCGAACCCCGTTATTACCAACGCGTTGCCATCAATCGGGCGATAGAAGTTATAGCCAAAGGCCAGCAACGAGCATTGTTGGTGATGGCCACTGGCACCGGCAAAACCTACACCGCGTTTCAAATTATCTGGCGCTTGTGGAAGGCGAAATCCAAAAAGCGCATTCTGTTTCTTGCCGACCGCAATATTCTGGTCGATCAGACCATGCAGCAAGACTTTGCTCCCTTTGGCGAAAACATGCACAAAATCGGTAATCGGGAGGTGAAGAAAAATTACGAGATTTATCTCGCCCTCTATCAGGCCGTTACCGGTAAGGAAGAATGGAAACAAATTTACCGGCAGTTTCCGGCCGATTTTTTCGATCTGATTGTCGTCGACGAATGCCATCGCGGTAGTGCGGCCGATGACTCGGCTTGGCGCGAAGTCCTGGACTATTTCACAGCCGCTACTCACCTAGGCTTGACCGCCACACCGAAAGAAACCAAGGACGTCAGCAACACTCATTACTTCGGCGAACCGATCTACACCTATTCGCTGAAGCAAGGCATAGAAGACGGTTTTCTTGCTCCCTACAAAGTCATCCGTATCGTTACCGATGCCGATGCCCTGGGCTACACGCCGGAAAAAGGCAAAATTGACAAAAACGGACAGGTCGTTGAACAGCGCCAATACAACACCAAGGACTTCGACCGCAATCTGATTCTGGAAAAACGTACCAAATTGGTTGCCGGCAGGATATGGGAATACCTGAAAAATACCGACCCCAAAGCCAAGACTATCGTCTTCTGCGACGATCAAGATCATGCCGAGCGTATGCGTCAGGAACTGGTCAAACTGATTCCCGCCGCGGCCAGCAACCGCCGCTACGTGGTACGTATCACCGGTGACGACAATGAAGGCAAGGCGCAACTGTCTTATTTTATCGATAACGACGAGCCTTATCCGGTCATTGCCACCACCTCCAAGCTATTGACCACCGGCGTCGATGCCAAAACCTGCAAATTGATCGCCATCGATCAAACCATCAATTCCATGACCGAGTTCAAGCAGATCATCGGACGTGGCACCCGTCTGCGCGAGGATTACCACAAGCTCTACTTCACCATCATGGACTTCAAGGGTGCGACTCGGTTGTTTGCCGACCCGGACTTCGATGGTGATCCCGTGGTTATTTACGAACCCAAACCCGACGAGCCTGTGGTTCCACCCGACGACCAACCGCCCACCATTACCGAACCGACGCCACCAACCTATGTGCCCGGCGAGGAAGAACCCGGCGTTGGCGGAGGAACCGGTGGCGAGGGTCGCATCAAATACGTACTGGACGACATCGACGTACAGGTAGCTGTTGAACGTTCGCAGTACCTGGACGCCGACGGCAAACTGATTACGGAGGACTATCGTGTTCTGCTGAAGGAAGACATCAAAAAATCCCTGCAAGCACAATTCGGTTCCTTGACCGATTTTCTGCGCCGTTGGTCGGAAGCCGAGCGCAAGCAGGCTATCCTGGAAGAACTCAAAGACCTCGGTATCCCGCTGGAAGTCTTGCAGCAGGCCGTAGCGAATGGCGAACAACTGGATGCTTTCGACTTGGTTGCTCATGTGGCGTTTAACCAAAAACCATTGACCCGCCGCGAACGCGCCAATCAAGTCAAAAAACGCGATGTGTTTTCCAAGTATGGCGATCAAGCCCGTGCCGTACTCGATGCCTTGCTGGATAAATTCGCCGATCACGGCATTCAAGACATTGAAGACAGCAAAGTGCTGGAACTGCCGCCATTCGACCAAATCGGCACCAAAACCCAAATTCGCCGCGGCATATTCGGCAGCGCGGAAAACTTTGCGCTTGCCGTCCATGAACTGGAAAATGCGCTGTATCAAGAAGCCACACAACAAAAGTCGGCCTGA
- a CDS encoding VWA domain-containing protein, with the protein MKNRTLHNAFPIVAAAIGNRFGIKVCVGGDQAETDGQTIWLPAYEGDDPDYQDYAWGLLAHEAAHIRYSDFTLRYGSSVLRRRLCNAIEDVRIEHELAKDFPGTRLTIRTVIEKMIAKGDFVANSIDDHPANILYSFVLKSLRARVLGQSALLPLVEQTEVALKTKYPKGAVTRLKGLLSEVPLGLQSESDCLQLTDRILTMIEQEFEQQRQRNQAQQSADEDTSPETDDADQDAGSADSELSDSTEQDERLPTDTDDDQSSESDGKDKSNPENPGDEPTRPSDSSSSNPQGDDEEHTEIADPMGVLQTLLTAGDSDIDQDLFESLKSALSLAAENVSELLMPNGNEPPMDDRAGEFLLRKVQSESGKIRAALQGLVQSQTISRSQHACRGRRMDGKRLHRLPLGETKLFQRKQTKPAPNTAIHLLLDKSESMGYQVTDSQGQPIGSRMPIALEATLALAMAFEGIPGVNPGVTAFPGHQDDSVFRLLEHGQRVNARTGAFSLAATGSTPMTEAIWFGAASLLRCREPRKVLMVMTDGQPNDTLSTLELLQRCRDSGIETVGVGLGLDVSHLFPIAITINDLSELRAQLFELSKSLLLAA; encoded by the coding sequence ATGAAAAATAGAACCTTACACAATGCATTCCCCATCGTTGCGGCCGCCATTGGCAATCGCTTTGGCATTAAAGTCTGTGTCGGCGGTGATCAAGCCGAAACCGATGGCCAAACCATTTGGCTGCCGGCCTATGAGGGCGATGATCCTGATTACCAGGATTATGCCTGGGGCCTGTTGGCGCATGAAGCGGCGCATATTCGTTATTCGGATTTTACGCTGCGCTACGGGAGTTCGGTATTACGCCGGCGCTTATGCAATGCGATTGAAGATGTCCGCATCGAGCACGAACTGGCCAAGGACTTTCCGGGTACACGTCTGACAATACGCACGGTGATTGAAAAGATGATTGCCAAAGGCGACTTTGTGGCCAACAGCATTGATGATCATCCGGCCAATATTCTCTACAGCTTCGTGTTGAAAAGTTTGCGTGCAAGGGTACTTGGGCAATCTGCCTTATTGCCTTTGGTCGAGCAAACCGAAGTGGCATTAAAAACGAAATATCCGAAAGGTGCCGTCACGCGACTGAAAGGCTTGTTGTCCGAAGTGCCGCTGGGTTTGCAATCCGAGTCCGATTGCCTGCAATTGACGGATCGTATCCTGACCATGATTGAGCAGGAATTCGAGCAACAACGGCAGCGCAATCAGGCACAGCAATCGGCAGATGAGGACACATCACCTGAAACGGATGATGCAGATCAAGATGCTGGCTCAGCCGATTCGGAGCTTTCGGATTCAACAGAACAAGATGAACGTTTACCGACCGACACTGACGACGATCAGTCTTCAGAATCTGATGGTAAAGATAAATCGAATCCGGAAAATCCTGGCGATGAACCGACAAGGCCATCCGACAGTTCTTCATCCAACCCGCAAGGGGATGATGAAGAACACACGGAGATCGCTGATCCCATGGGCGTCTTGCAAACCTTGTTGACCGCTGGTGACAGTGACATCGACCAAGACCTGTTTGAATCCCTTAAATCGGCATTATCGTTAGCCGCTGAAAACGTGTCGGAACTGCTGATGCCCAATGGCAACGAGCCACCTATGGACGATCGAGCCGGTGAGTTTTTGCTGCGTAAGGTGCAAAGCGAATCGGGAAAAATCCGTGCCGCTTTGCAAGGCCTGGTGCAATCGCAAACCATCAGCCGCTCGCAACACGCTTGTCGTGGACGGCGGATGGATGGCAAGCGCTTACACCGCTTGCCACTGGGCGAAACCAAGCTGTTTCAGCGCAAACAGACCAAACCAGCACCCAATACGGCGATTCATCTGTTACTCGATAAATCCGAAAGCATGGGTTATCAGGTAACCGATAGCCAAGGCCAGCCCATCGGATCGCGTATGCCGATTGCGTTGGAAGCGACTTTGGCACTGGCGATGGCCTTTGAAGGTATTCCGGGGGTTAATCCTGGCGTCACTGCGTTTCCAGGCCATCAAGATGACTCGGTGTTCCGATTACTTGAGCATGGCCAACGCGTGAATGCCCGAACCGGCGCCTTCTCGCTGGCAGCCACCGGCAGTACGCCGATGACCGAAGCGATTTGGTTTGGTGCTGCGTCGCTGTTGCGTTGCCGGGAACCGCGCAAGGTGTTGATGGTGATGACCGATGGTCAACCCAACGACACCCTGAGCACACTGGAACTTTTGCAGCGCTGTCGGGATAGCGGTATTGAAACGGTCGGTGTGGGTTTGGGACTGGATGTCAGTCATCTATTCCCGATTGCCATCACCATTAACGATCTATCAGAGCTGAGAGCGCAATTGTTCGAACTCTCGAAATCGTTGTTGTTGGCGGCGTAA
- a CDS encoding DUF3150 domain-containing protein — protein sequence MSHETKVILDRVVLVKVDANIYGARKKLKKEDLVLADGSKLPPEDLASLGSKRLLDPDKLTVFNRLKKEAERICLRVGTRFLGGFAVPVESAANITAELERIGLDFAAAKTEFIAGYDAAVTDWVVRHPEFAGIIEQAVDSVEFVSTRLSFDFLVVSVGLPESLPPADVARLESKIGSLSEQMFYEISVEANQLIEQSLLGKEQVTRNALRPIRRMRDKLDGLGFLDHRVAPVVSTIDDLLTRIPNKGAIEGCILQEILATAMLLSDPDKTRRHGEGLLAGQLPVVEEAEVDEIIDHADSEPTTVPTALTPVIVETVPDSPDFTDLFDGIFDDELEAESASDDWAIEVLLDKSQTDTATDADEAIQPDVQSDLVLVNADGDDEEAAEHSDQDYWF from the coding sequence ATGTCTCATGAAACAAAAGTGATCTTAGACCGCGTGGTCTTGGTGAAAGTGGACGCCAATATCTACGGCGCCCGCAAGAAACTGAAAAAAGAAGACCTGGTGCTGGCCGACGGTAGCAAACTGCCGCCGGAGGATTTAGCAAGCCTGGGTTCCAAGCGATTGCTCGATCCCGATAAGCTGACAGTCTTTAACCGCCTGAAGAAGGAAGCCGAACGCATTTGCTTGCGCGTCGGCACCCGCTTTCTGGGTGGTTTTGCCGTGCCGGTTGAATCGGCCGCCAATATTACCGCGGAACTCGAGCGTATCGGGCTGGATTTTGCAGCGGCTAAAACCGAGTTTATCGCCGGTTACGATGCAGCGGTGACTGACTGGGTGGTTCGCCATCCAGAATTTGCCGGCATCATCGAGCAAGCGGTGGATTCAGTGGAGTTTGTCTCGACGCGCTTGTCGTTTGATTTTTTGGTGGTCAGTGTCGGGTTACCCGAGAGCTTGCCGCCGGCGGACGTCGCGCGCCTGGAAAGCAAAATCGGTTCACTCAGTGAGCAGATGTTCTACGAAATTTCCGTGGAAGCCAATCAACTCATCGAGCAATCGTTGCTGGGCAAGGAGCAAGTGACACGTAATGCGTTACGGCCGATTCGCCGCATGCGCGACAAGCTCGATGGGCTGGGCTTTCTGGATCATCGGGTCGCACCGGTCGTCAGCACCATTGACGACCTATTGACAAGAATCCCCAACAAAGGCGCCATTGAAGGCTGCATTTTGCAGGAGATTCTGGCCACGGCCATGCTGTTGTCCGATCCGGATAAAACCCGGCGGCACGGTGAAGGACTGTTGGCGGGTCAACTCCCCGTTGTTGAAGAGGCAGAAGTTGATGAAATCATCGATCACGCGGATTCCGAGCCAACAACTGTACCAACAGCACTAACACCTGTCATTGTTGAAACCGTTCCAGACAGCCCCGATTTTACCGATCTGTTTGACGGCATCTTTGACGATGAACTCGAAGCGGAATCGGCATCGGATGACTGGGCGATTGAGGTGTTGCTGGATAAAAGCCAGACCGACACTGCCACGGATGCTGATGAAGCCATCCAACCGGATGTTCAATCCGATCTGGTGCTGGTCAATGCTGATGGCGATGACGAGGAAGCTGCGGAGCATTCTGACCAGGACTACTGGTTCTGA
- a CDS encoding nucleoid-associated protein gives MPSSIEGVLSDTQRESLEIVEFIFHIIQPDADGNQEVVFLDEVQLQSKQKTFFLDRLRDVAEGTQYVFKPDSVHLKEKCEQLVEQSGRFTELSRHITSDFAERHKGQMAAGVFVVATVKYLAAANDWKKLVFLVKMDKRPSFSYSYKELEGKRVAVVEEIENSLNETKSAIQKCALIDVSDRFAWDVLAFDRTKRIGLSDYFRGFLGVTERQQDSVLTRSAHSAVRQWAKKLPKDDLPPGEDANTYAGRSLNYLNDHDIFDTEAYLNAVVRDDDDRRKSELINDLRQQLAEAGVVGQRFKPKPDSLPQKARKQIYQTAEGVVITYEGDNEAVGITIENVEGGRKLIKILTNRLETKD, from the coding sequence ATGCCATCGTCGATTGAGGGAGTATTAAGTGACACGCAAAGGGAGAGTTTGGAGATCGTGGAGTTTATTTTCCATATCATCCAACCTGACGCCGATGGAAACCAAGAGGTTGTTTTCCTGGATGAAGTTCAGTTACAGAGCAAGCAAAAAACCTTCTTTTTGGACCGCTTACGAGATGTAGCGGAAGGCACTCAGTACGTTTTTAAACCGGATTCCGTACATCTTAAAGAGAAGTGCGAACAGTTGGTGGAACAATCTGGTCGCTTTACAGAACTATCTCGTCACATTACATCCGACTTTGCTGAACGTCATAAAGGACAGATGGCTGCCGGTGTATTTGTCGTTGCTACCGTAAAGTATCTCGCTGCAGCAAACGATTGGAAGAAACTGGTGTTTTTGGTGAAAATGGATAAACGGCCTTCCTTTTCCTATAGTTATAAAGAACTTGAAGGTAAGAGAGTCGCGGTTGTAGAAGAAATCGAAAACTCGCTAAACGAAACCAAATCGGCAATACAGAAATGTGCCTTGATTGATGTTTCTGATCGTTTTGCTTGGGATGTTTTGGCCTTTGACAGAACCAAGCGAATTGGCCTTAGCGATTACTTTCGCGGCTTCCTGGGAGTAACAGAGCGGCAACAGGATTCGGTTCTGACGCGGTCTGCTCATAGCGCTGTCCGTCAATGGGCTAAAAAATTGCCTAAAGATGATTTGCCGCCGGGGGAGGATGCAAACACTTACGCCGGTCGCTCACTAAATTATTTGAATGATCATGACATTTTCGATACAGAGGCGTATCTCAACGCGGTCGTCCGTGATGACGATGACCGGAGAAAGTCTGAACTCATTAATGACTTGCGTCAGCAGTTAGCGGAAGCAGGTGTTGTCGGACAGCGATTCAAGCCAAAACCCGACTCTCTACCGCAAAAAGCGCGCAAACAAATCTATCAGACTGCGGAAGGGGTCGTCATAACTTACGAAGGCGATAATGAAGCCGTTGGCATAACGATCGAAAATGTTGAGGGCGGCAGAAAACTCATCAAAATTTTGACGAATCGTTTGGAAACTAAAGACTGA
- a CDS encoding YqaJ viral recombinase family nuclease: MKVINVSQRSPEWRLWRSQGLSASEAAIIMNRSPHKTPWRLWAEKTGLVLEQSLDNNPLVRIGIEQEPEALRRFEEKHDVMLLPLCGESDWYSLMRASFDGLSENNEPVEIKCPHETTFLDVVLNREQSEAYQLYWCQVQQQMLVADAQRGFLFFYHQGQDVEFEIERDEVFLNRLVDTAMEFWSNVKQRQEPEKNPDRDLYLPKGHAELQWQQLAANYRSQALKIDDLKAQINALEANQFDIEQTLVMLMGDFMAAEHSGLRVSRFQTQGSVDYKAVMKALLPDVTEAILDTYRKQPANRVRITCRDDSGRLAEVPFDAEALKDMVGADFWF, translated from the coding sequence ATGAAAGTCATCAATGTCTCTCAGCGATCGCCGGAATGGCGGTTATGGCGTTCACAAGGGCTTAGTGCCAGTGAGGCGGCGATCATTATGAATCGTTCGCCGCACAAGACGCCCTGGCGGTTATGGGCGGAAAAGACGGGGCTCGTGCTGGAACAAAGCCTGGACAACAACCCTTTGGTCCGAATTGGTATCGAACAGGAACCCGAAGCCTTACGCCGCTTTGAAGAAAAGCACGATGTAATGCTGCTACCCCTCTGCGGCGAGTCTGATTGGTATTCGCTGATGCGGGCGTCCTTCGACGGTTTGTCAGAAAACAACGAACCGGTCGAAATCAAATGCCCGCATGAAACGACTTTTCTGGATGTGGTGCTAAACCGCGAACAGTCTGAAGCCTATCAACTTTACTGGTGCCAGGTGCAACAGCAAATGCTGGTGGCGGATGCGCAGCGCGGCTTTTTGTTCTTCTATCACCAGGGTCAGGATGTGGAGTTTGAGATCGAGCGGGATGAAGTCTTTTTAAACCGGCTCGTCGATACCGCCATGGAATTCTGGTCGAACGTCAAACAGCGACAGGAACCCGAAAAAAATCCTGACCGTGATCTTTATCTACCCAAAGGCCATGCCGAACTGCAATGGCAGCAATTGGCGGCGAACTATCGCAGCCAGGCGTTAAAGATCGATGACCTGAAAGCCCAAATCAATGCCTTGGAAGCCAATCAATTCGACATCGAGCAAACCTTGGTGATGTTGATGGGTGATTTCATGGCAGCCGAGCATTCAGGTTTACGTGTCAGTCGCTTTCAGACCCAAGGCAGTGTGGATTACAAAGCGGTGATGAAGGCGCTACTGCCGGATGTCACCGAAGCAATACTCGACACTTACCGAAAACAACCGGCTAACCGCGTTCGCATTACTTGTCGGGATGACTCCGGCAGGCTGGCGGAAGTGCCTTTCGATGCGGAGGCGTTGAAAGACATGGTCGGTGCTGATTTCTGGTTCTGA